A window from Engraulis encrasicolus isolate BLACKSEA-1 chromosome 11, IST_EnEncr_1.0, whole genome shotgun sequence encodes these proteins:
- the LOC134458220 gene encoding trichohyalin-like, which yields MPVTVGLELESARGTDTLSRIREEEKRTKDLEEEMELVQRRIRSMEEEERSLEKERQERQHSLEMQLKDLELQLLQERESAQRQHEQKLRELEAQCKLEREATMTAELQHRLHIKALTAQRRQEEMTAALNEQKLATEALRETIAANERQRCQEESRRRAEAARRAARERAEAARRAEREHALNEEIQALKRRMEHQQRRRVEREERWKEMQRQMVHKLQVESARVAEGSDGWERWRDLYELQESQWKERIDELRGALLEARQHEQESLSRLREDRETARVEEDRLRRLERKERRRYLEGERMREAMEQTRRDEILRSKQTSDWLGSTESLSDWQQDIGTPVKTKKSKKKVHMTTTRGDREERMREAMETNRRKKILRNRQTSDWMGSTESLSDWQQDIGAPVKTKKSKKKVHMMTTADWLADVRRKFEERVLRGRKWQEVVDMEGESWADGDTEEMEGPVKCRKRKTTVTAGGWQGDLDEDRTKTRRSRTQSQPVTQATGHQTPQLKSCLKSNRRTKLLGETVKHRVAFRELKEMEEEEQVEDRRGRRRKKAKQSLSETQNHTVDEEEVAAVKEEEEKEKQVEERRGRRMKMAKQSLSQTESHSVDAEEEEQERVVVERRRRKRKMAKQSTSQTQSPSVDAEEDEEEEEEEEEEEEEGMVERPTEQRRRRTMNGVAAKVKRSRSAPELASAQANGRWRRNVRERPLRSNMQMTVDEDTPASQHHRTSQQAQGGTVDTDDDQEEKEEEEEEDLEWEEEEEQDVEEEEEEEEEEVRRKKVMGRKERERKRAQRQRKERMEKDQVEKVSLAVLPADEEEEEEEERRWRQSMKGQILDWVKQKLANNHNVIQNIEREVLHWVSFGSRERAHSVASLEQLARQRELRRLEEYWERWENAWLEGEEMERRKRQQEEEERKRRRPWARVKRLWRWLCPCVAEPHDVEPVRRDPQAFWETGAWG from the exons ATGCCAGTGACAG taggcctagagcTAGAATCGGCCAGGGGAACGGACACCCTGAGTCGGATtagggaggaggaaaagaggacaaAGGAcctggaggaagagatggagctGGTGCAGAGGAGAATCAGGAGcatggaagaagaggagagaagccttgaaaaagagaggcaggagaggcagcaCAGCTTGGAGATGCAGCTGAAGGACCTCGAGCTGCAGCTCCTccaggagagggagagcgcaCAGAGGCAGCACGAGCAGAAGCTGAGAGAGCTGGAGGCACAGTGCAAACTGGAGCGAGAGGCCACGATGACAGCAGAGCTGCAGCACAG gctCCACATCAAAGCCCTGACGGCCCAGAGAAGGCAGGAAGAGATGACGGCTGCTCTGAACGAGCAGAAACTCGCCACGGAGGCCCTCAGAGAAACCATCGCGGCGAACGAGCGGCAGAGATGCCAGGAGGAGTCTCGACGGCGAGCCGAGGCGGCGAGACgggcggcgagagagagagccgaGGCGGCGAGACGGGCGGAGCGAGAGCATGCCCTGAATGAGGAGATCCAGGCcctgaagaggaggatggagcacCAGCAGAGGAGACGcgtggaaagggaggagagatggaaggagatgcAGAGGCAGATGGTGCATAAGCTGCAGGTGGAAAGTGCCAGAGTGGCGGAGGGGTCTGACGGATGGGAGag GTGGAGAGACCTCTACGAGTTACAGGAGAGCCAATGGAAGGAGAGGATAGATGAGCTGAGGGGAGCGTTGCTGGAGGCACGACAGCATGAACAAGAGTCGCTGTCGAGGCTGAGAGAGGACCGGGAAACGGCACGCGTAGAAGAAGACAGGCTGAGGAGgctggagaggaaggagaggaggagatactTGGAGGGGGAAAGAATGAGGGAGGCGATGGAACAGACCAGAAGAGATGAGATCCTGAGGAGCAAGCAGACGAGTGACTGGCTGGGTAGCACAGAGAGTCTGTCAGATTGGCAGCAGGATATCGGAACACCTGTGAAGACCAAGAAAAGCAAGAAAAAGGTGCACATGACAACAacgagaggagacagggaggaaAGAATGAGGGAGGCGATGGAAACGAACAGAAGAAAGAAGATCCTGAGGAATAGGCAGACGAGTGACTGGATGGGTAGCACAGAGAGTCTGTCAGATTGGCAGCAGGATATCGGAGCACCTGTGAAGACCAAGAAAAGCAAGAAAAAGGTGCACATGATGACCACAGCCGACTGGCTCGCAGATGTTCGTCGAAAATTCGAGGAAAGGGTGCTGAGAGGCCGTAAGTGGCAGGAGGTGGTggacatggagggagagagttgGGCAGACGGGGATACAGAGGAAATGGAAGGACCAGTGAAGTGCAGGAAACGCAAAACAACAGTGACGGCAGGTGGCTGGCAAGGAGATCTGGACGAAGACCGGACGAAAACGCGACGCTCGCGAACCCAGTCTCAGCCTGTCACTCAGGCCACCGGCCATCAGACGCCTCAACTCAAGAGCTGCCTGAAGTCAAACAGGCGGACAAAGTTGTTGGGCGAGACTGTGAAACATCGGGTGGCATTCAGGGAGctgaaagagatggaggaggaggagcaggtggaggacaggagagggagaagaaggaagaaggcTAAGCAGAGTCTCTCAGAGACTCAGAATCACACagtagatgaggaggaggtggcggcggtgaaagaggaagaggagaaggagaagcaggttgaggagaggagagggaggagaatgaAGATGGCTAAGCAGAGTCTCTCACAGACTGAGAGTCATTCAGTggatgctgaggaggaggagcaggagcgggtggtggtggagaggagacgaAGGAAAAGGAAGATGGCAAAGCAGAGTACCTCACAGACACAGAGTCCCTCAGTAGAtgctgaggaggatgaggaagaggaagaagaggaggaggaggaggaggaggagggcatggtGGAGAGACCTactgaacagaggaggaggaggacgatgaacGGAGTAGCAGCAAAAGTGAAGCGCTCCAGAAGTGCTCCAGAGCTCGCCTCCGCCCAGGCCAATGGGCGTTGGAGACGGAACGTCAGAGAGCGTCCTCTGAGGTCAAACATGCAGATGACTGTGGACGAGGACACCCCAGCATCACAACATCACAGGACATCACAACAAGCCCAAGGTGGCACAGTAGACACTGATGATgatcaggaggagaaggaggaagaagaggaggaggatcttgagtgggaggaagaggaggagcaggatgttgaggaggaggaggaggaggaggaggaggaagtgagaagGAAGAAGGTgatggggagaaaggagagagagagaaagcgggcccagagacagagaaaagagaggatggagaaggatCAGGTTGAGAAAGTCTCACTAGCTGTTCTTCCagctgatgaggaagaggaggaggaggaggagaggaggtggaggcagaGTATGAAAGGCCAGATTTTGGATTGGGTGAAGCAGAAACTGGCAAATAACCACAACGTTATCCAAAACATCGAGAGAGAAG TGCTCCACTGGGTGTCGTTTGGGTCCCGAGAGAGAGCGCACAGTGTGGCAAGTCTGGAACAACTGGCGAGGCAGAGGGAGCTGAGGAGGCTGGAGGAGTACTGGGAGAG GTGGGAGAACGCCTGGctggagggggaggagatggagaggaggaagaggcagcaggaggaggaggagaggaagaggaggaggccatGGGCTAGAGTCAAACGGCTGTGGAGATGGCTCTGCCCCTGTGTTGCAGAACCCCATGACGTGGAGCCTGTGCGTCGTGACCCACAAGCCTTTTGGGAGACTGGGGCCTGGGGTTGA